In one window of Dyella thiooxydans DNA:
- a CDS encoding efflux RND transporter periplasmic adaptor subunit, with protein MSRRIAWLACATLALAGCGKPDTARVVLERVHAGPLDFVVRGEGELRSAKSTPLLIPGQVFTTRQVAWMLPDGSPVTKGELVARFSAEQSRQDLDQAEIDLERNLLARAAKQAELDDKRGQLGVDLTQVAGQLAIAHRYANASPEAMARNDILDAIQDANYLTVRQRILEWREQQSGVRGKAELAVLDAQHNTYATVADQKKADLDALELHAPHDGVLVLERDWMDQVPHVGSRLFAGDSFASLPDLSRLEVQLAVPQIEAQGVQVGDAVELHPWGEPAQKVASRLSWVAAAAQSRSRQNPVKYLMMKASVPAEVARRYGWTPGQRFVGTVVLLHADKGLAVPNVALASDGDASTVQVLADGRVERRTLQLGVRGSSRSQVLSGLHEGDEVLLGQSGSDGAPAGKGVAP; from the coding sequence ATGAGCCGCCGCATCGCCTGGCTCGCCTGCGCGACCCTCGCTCTGGCCGGCTGCGGCAAGCCGGACACCGCGCGCGTGGTGCTGGAACGGGTCCACGCCGGTCCGCTCGATTTCGTCGTCAGGGGGGAGGGTGAGCTGCGTTCGGCGAAGTCGACGCCCCTGCTGATTCCCGGTCAGGTGTTCACGACGCGCCAGGTGGCCTGGATGCTGCCGGACGGCAGCCCGGTCACCAAGGGCGAACTGGTGGCGCGATTCTCCGCCGAGCAGAGCAGGCAGGACCTGGACCAGGCCGAGATCGACCTGGAGCGCAACCTGCTCGCGCGCGCCGCCAAGCAGGCCGAACTGGACGACAAGCGGGGCCAGCTCGGGGTGGACCTGACCCAGGTCGCCGGGCAGCTGGCGATCGCCCACCGCTATGCCAACGCCAGCCCCGAGGCGATGGCGCGCAACGACATCCTCGATGCCATCCAGGACGCCAACTACCTCACCGTGCGCCAGCGGATCCTGGAGTGGCGCGAGCAACAGTCCGGTGTGCGCGGCAAGGCGGAACTGGCCGTGCTGGATGCCCAGCACAACACCTACGCCACCGTCGCCGACCAGAAGAAGGCCGATCTCGACGCGCTGGAACTGCACGCCCCGCACGATGGCGTGCTCGTGCTGGAGCGCGACTGGATGGACCAGGTGCCCCACGTCGGCAGCCGTCTCTTCGCCGGCGACAGCTTCGCCAGCCTGCCCGACCTGTCCCGGTTGGAGGTGCAGCTGGCGGTGCCGCAGATCGAGGCGCAGGGCGTGCAGGTGGGCGATGCGGTCGAGCTGCATCCCTGGGGCGAACCCGCGCAGAAAGTCGCCTCCCGGCTCAGCTGGGTGGCGGCGGCCGCCCAGTCGCGCAGTCGGCAGAATCCGGTGAAGTACCTGATGATGAAAGCCAGCGTGCCCGCCGAGGTGGCGCGTCGCTATGGCTGGACGCCGGGCCAGCGCTTCGTCGGCACCGTGGTGCTGCTGCATGCGGACAAGGGCCTGGCGGTGCCGAACGTGGCGCTGGCCAGCGACGGCGACGCCAGCACGGTGCAGGTGCTCGCCGACGGCAGGGTCGAGCGGCGCACCCTGCAGCTGGGCGTGCGCGGATCGTCCCGCAGCCAGGTGCTGTCGGGTCTGCACGAAGGTGACGAGGTACTGCTCGGCCAGTCCGGCAGCGACGGCGCACCGGCGGGCAAGGGAGTCGCACCATGA